A genomic segment from Aspergillus chevalieri M1 DNA, chromosome 7, nearly complete sequence encodes:
- a CDS encoding isocitrate lyase/PEP mutase family protein (COG:C;~EggNog:ENOG410QDJN;~InterPro:IPR039556,IPR018523,IPR015813,IPR040442;~PFAM:PF13714;~TransMembrane:1 (o269-288i);~go_function: GO:0003824 - catalytic activity [Evidence IEA]): MAVTISNSANGINGANGANGANGANGVNGHYNKISEKHSMSGAAKLRHMLQESNDLIVCPGVYDGLSARIALNLGFEAMYMTGAGTTASRLGKADLGLAQLYDMRTNAEMIAHLEPFGPPLIADMDTGYGGPLMVSQAVQQYITAGVAGFHIEDQIQNKRCGHLGGKKVVSLDEYLTRIRAAKSTIDRLRSDIVLIARTDALQQYGYEECIQRLRAARDAGADVGLLEGFTSKEQAQQAVEDLRPWPLLLNMVENGAGPVITTREAAEMGFRIMIFSFASLAPAYLGIRAALERLKRDGVVGTPKGLGPRQLFDICGLAESMQTDMEAGGVDYCII, translated from the exons ATGGCGGTCACCATCTCCAACAGTGCCAACGGTATCAATGGTGCGAACGGTGCGAACGGTGCGAACGGTGCGAACGGTGTCAATGGTCACTACAACAAGATTAGTGAGAAGCACTCCATGTCCGGAGCAGCCAAGCTGCGACATATGCTACAGGAATCAAATGACTTAATTGTTTGCCCTGGTGTTTATGATGGACTCTCTGCCAGAATAGCGCTAAACCTTGGTTTTGAGGCCATGTATATG ACTGGCGCAGGAACGACAGCGTCACGATTGGGCAAGGCCGATCTGGGTCTCGCGCAGTTGTATGATATGAGAACTAATGCGGAGATGATTGCTCACCTTGAGCCATTTGGGCCGCCGCTGATTGCTGATATGGACACAGGTTATGGCG GCCCCTTAATGGTGTCACAAGCTGTACAGCAATATATCACAGCTGGCGTTGCAGGCTTCCACATCGAAGACCAGATTCAGAACAAACGTTGCGGCCATCTTGGAGGCAAGAAAGTGGTTTCTCTTGACGAGTATCTCACACGTATCCGAGCAGCTAAGAGCACCATCGATCGGTTACGATCAGATATTGTTCTGATTGCCCGTACTGATGCCCTTCAGCAGTATGGCTATGAGGAGTGCATCCAGCGTTTGCGAGCGGCTCGTGATGCTGGAGCAGATGTCGGACTTCTCGAGGGCTTTACCTCTAAGGAGCAGGCGCAACAAGCTGTTGAGGATCTCCGTCCATGGCCGTTGCTGCTCAACATGGTTGAAAACGGTGCTGGACCGGTTATCACGACTCGGGAAGCCGCAGAGATGGGCTTCCGAATTATGATATTTTCTTTTGCCTCTTTGGCTCCAGCGTATTTGGGGATTCGTGCAGCACTGGAGCGTTTGAAAAGAGATGGGGTTGTAGGTACGCCGAAGGGATTGGGTCCGCGGCAATTGTTCGATATCTGTGGGTTGGCAGAATCAATGCAGACTGATATGGAAGCTGGAGGAGTGGATTACTGTATTATTTAA
- the ugd2 gene encoding putative UDP-glucose dehydrogenase Ugd1 (COG:G;~EggNog:ENOG410Q22Q;~InterPro:IPR028356,IPR036220,IPR036291,IPR001732, IPR014027,IPR014026,IPR017476,IPR008927;~PFAM:PF00984,PF03720,PF03721;~go_function: GO:0003979 - UDP-glucose 6-dehydrogenase activity [Evidence IEA];~go_function: GO:0016616 - oxidoreductase activity, acting on the CH-OH group of donors, NAD or NADP as acceptor [Evidence IEA];~go_function: GO:0051287 - NAD binding [Evidence IEA];~go_process: GO:0055114 - oxidation-reduction process [Evidence IEA]), with translation MVPSLLFGALAGFFFLVSCRRYVVCLARRQSQRRVVVKGHTFTDRADDESTQQPRRIEKVRRACFLNTGGENVSALTALVLAVRNPDVQFDVVDRDVRRIAAWNSDCIPVSEPGVDALLFDDAAVEETDEMLYSEEAHRKRRLANVMFSTDVTGCIAAADMVFLGEDTDTNVSFSMLVVRKYADVQTIRTIAQVSSGHKVIVYKGRGNTKAIRQRLDKATTASFDLIANPDFLVTGSIINSLLHPTRVVIGNLADKHSAEAATLLRELYSWISPECIITTDAWSAELGRIATNAMLAQQSATFHALSSICSRTDANGPHVSQIVATDPRLTIRAIGEAAIIDTDQDILRKDVDCLVYLAQELGLAEVAEYWLCVMRVNDVTNHNVAHGMASCLPDRLGNVALLGFSNGEGTLAGVRLIRSLVQRGIPVHIYDPYMTRREILTSVGCNTGVTVMDDMHQAVSGCSAVVLHTDRGLDREVNWEAVAGLMQSPRFFLDPFQVMENMDQYGFRTLQMGRHYSRPTITM, from the exons ATGGTTCCATCATTGCTCTTTGGCGCGTTAGCcggcttctttttcctcgtCTCCTGTCGCCGGTATGTCGTTTGTCTTGCAAGACGACAGTCTCAACGTCGGGTAGTCGTCAAGGGCCACACCTTTACCGATCGTGCAGACGATGAATCGACGCAACAGCCGAGGCGCATCGAAAAGGTCCGTCGCGCGTGTTTTTTGAACACAGGAGGAGAGAACGTATCGGCACTGACGGCTTTGGTTCTGGCGGTACGTAATCCGGACGTGCAGTTTGACGTCGTGGATCGCGATGTTCGGCGCATTGCGGCATGGAATTCGGATTGCATTCCTGTTTCGGAGCCGGGGGTCGATGCATTACTGTTTGATGATGCTGCTGTGGAGGAGACAGACGAGATGCTGTACAGTGAAGAGGCACATCGGAAGAGACGACTGGCAAATGTGATGTTTTCCACGGACGTGACTGGTTGCATTGCTGCGGCAGATATGGTTTTCCTGGGCGAGGACACGGACACTAACGTGAGTTTCTCCATGCTTGTCGTCAGAAAATATGCTGATGTACAGACCATCCGGACTATTGCCCAAGTCTCGTCTGGCCACAAAGTCATAGTCTACAAAGGTCGGGGCAATACCAAAGCCATTCGCCAACGG CTCGACAAAGCCACAACCGCATCGTTCGATCTCATCGCCAACCCCGACTTTCTTGTCACAGGCAGCATTATTAACAGCCTTCTACATCCTACCCGTGTCGTTATTGGTAACTTGGCCGACAAACATTCCGCTGAAGCGGCTACATTGCTGAGAGAGCTATATTCCTGGATCTCGCCTGAATGTATCATCACCACAGATGCCTGGTCCGCAGAGCTGGGTCGGATAGCCACAAATGCCATGCTTGCACAACAAAGCGCCACCTTCCACGCCCTGAGCTCCATCTGCAGCCGGACTGATGCGAACGGACCGCACGTCTCACAAATAGTCGCGACGGACCCACGCCTGACAATTCGCGCCATTGGTGAAGCAGCTATCATAGATACAGATCAAGACATTCTCCGTAAAGACGTCGACTGTCTTGTGTACTTGGCGCAGGAACTCGGCCTGGCCGAGGTAGCCGAATACTGGCTGTGCGTGATGCGAGTAAACGATGTGACAAACCATAATGTCGCGCATGGCATGGCATCCTGTCTTCCCGATAGACTTGGAAATGTGGCTTTGCTGGGGTTTTCAAACGGAGAGGGTACATTGGCCGGCGTGAGGCTCATCCGGTCGCTTGTACAACGCGGCATCCCGGTGCATATTTACGACCCGTACATGACCCGACGCGAAATTCTGACAAGCGTGGGCTGTAACACCGGAGTTACAGTGATGGACGATATGCACCAGGCAGTATCTGGATGTAGTGCGGTGGTACTACACACAGACCGAGGGTTGGATCGCGAAGTCAATTGGGAGGCTGTGGCTGGACTGATGCAGTCGCCGCGATTTTTTCTCGATCCATTTCAGGTTATGGAAAACATGGATCAATACGGGTTTCGAACGTTGCAGATGGGAAGGCACTACAGCAGACCCACCATCACAATGTAG